ATCCAGGCGGCGGATGCCGTTATGGTGGCGCGTGGGGACCTGGGGGTGGAGGCGCCGGCGGAGGAGGTGCCGCTCTACCAGAAGCGCATCATCCAACTGGCGCGGCTGGCGGCCAAGCCGGTCATTACCGCGACCCAGATGCTGGAGTCCATGATTCACAACCCGCGGCCCACCCGCGCCGAGGCCAGCGACGTGGCGAACGCCATTCTGGACGGCACGGATGCCGTAATGCTTTCGGGAGAGACAGCGATCGGGAAGTACCCGGTGGAAGCAGTGGAGATGATGGTGCGCATTGCGCTGGCAACGGAACGGGCATTCCCCTACGAGCGGGAGCTGGAACGCGTTGGCCCTCTGCCGGCGGACGGCGTCACCGATGCGGTCACCCAGGCTACCTGCGAGATCGCCCATGAACTGTCGGCCAAGGCCATCATCCCCTCCACCATGTCGGGGTATACCGCCCGCATGGTGTCGCGGCATCGGCCGGCCACGCCCATATTGGTCTGCACGCCTTCGGAGAAGGTGTGCCGGCAAATGGCACTGGTGTGGGGTGCCCATGCCGCGCTGGTGCCGGAATATCAGGGCACTGATGAGATGATCCGCACGGCCGACCGGGCCGCAGTGGCCTGCGGCATGGCGACGGCCGGCGACCTGGTGGTGATTACCGCCGGCATCCCGAGCGGCGGGCGCGGCAAGACCAATATGGTGTATGTGCATCGGGTCATGGGGGAAGCTTGACTCCAAGGGATGTTGGATACGGATATGTATGACGTTATCGTTGTCGGTGCAGGACATGCCGGCTGTGAGGCGGCGCTGGCGGCGGCGCGGATGGGAGCGCGCACTCTGCTGTTGACCATGAACCTGGACCTCATCGCCCAGATGCCCTGCAACCCCTCGGTGGGTGGGCCGGGCAAGGGCCATTTGGTGCGGGAGATCGACGCGCTGGGCGGCGAAATGGGCCGGCATACCGACCGCACCATGATTCAGATACGCCTGCTCAATTCCTCCAAGGGGCCGGCGGTGCAGGCACTGCGCGCCCAGGCCGACAAGCGCCTCTATTCCTTGTACATGAAGCTCACGCTGGAGCACACCCCCAACCTGGAGCTGAAGCAGGCCATCGTGGAGGAGGTGCTCGTCAAGGGGGATCGGGTGGCCGGCGTGCGGACCGCCAACGGCATCGAATATGCCGGCAGGACGGTCATCCTGACCACAGGCACCTTCCTGGCTGGCCGCATCCTGAGCGGAAAGTTCAGCCAGCCGGCCGGCCGCGCCGGCGAGTTCCCGGCGATCGGCTTGTCCGCCTGCCTGCGCCGGCTGGGCTTTCAGATGGGGCGGCTCCAGACCAATACCCCACCGCGGGTAGATGCCCGCACCATTGACTTCTCCCAGACGATCATCCAGCCCGGCAGTGAGGTCCCGTTGGCGTTCAGCACGGCATATCCGCCCGACCAGGTTCCGGACGTGGTGCCGGAGCTCTCCCTGCCCCCGAACCCGGTGTATCCCCGGCCGGCCGGGCCGGCGTGGCGGCCGCAGTTGCCCTGCTACATGGTGCATACCAACGCCGAGACGCACGCCGTGGCGCGGGCGAACCTGCATCTGTCGCCGATTTCCGGCGGCATCATCGAGGCGGCCGGCCCGCGCTACTGCCCCTCGTTCGAGGAAAAGCTCATCCGCTTCCCCGACAAGCCGTCGCATCAGTTCTTCCTGGAGCCGGAAGGGTGGTTGACCAACGAGGTCTACGTGCAGGGATTTTTCACCGGCCTGCCGGAAGAGGTGCAGATAGCCGTGCTCCATACCATTCCGGCCCTGCGGGAAGCCAAGATCATGCGCGCCGGCTATGCCATCGAGTACGACTATGTGCCGAGCTTCCAGCTCTCCCATTCGCTGGAGACGCGGCTGGTGGAGGGGTTGTTCCACGCCGGCCAGATCAACGGCTCTTCGGGATACGAGGAGGCCGCCGCGCAGGGTATCATCGCCGGCATCAACGCCGCCCGCAAGGTGCAGGGCCGGCCGCCCCTGGTGTTGGGCCGGCATCAGGCCTATATCGGCGTGCTGATTGACGACCTGGTGACCAAGGAGCTGACGGAACCGTACCGCATCATGACCTCGCGCGCCGAGTACCGCCTGCTCCTGCGCCAGGACAATGCGGATCTGCGGCTGTCCCCGCTGGGCTATGAGGCCGGCCTGCTTCCCTATGAGCGCTATGCCAGGGTGAAGGCCAAGCAGGAAGCAATTCAGCGGGAGCTGGAGCGCCTGGGGAACACCTGGTTGGCACCTTCGGAGGAGGTGCGGCGGGTGCTGGAGGAGGCCGGCCTTTCCCCCACCGACGAGCCGATCCACCTGCTGACCTTTTTGCGCCGGCCGGAGGTGGATTATGGCCTGATCCTGCGGCTGGCGCCGCCGCCCGAGCCGCTCCCTGCGGACGTTATGGAGCAGGTGAGCATTGAAGCGAAGTATGCCGGCTACATCGAGAAACAGCGGAAGCAGGTGGAGCGCATGCGCCGGCTGGAGGATCACCGCATCCCGCCCGATTTCGATTACGCCGGCGTGATTGGCCTGCGCAGTGAGGCGCGCGAGAAGCTGGAGCGCTTCCGGCCGGCCACAGTGGGGCAGGCGGCGCGGTTGGCCGGCGTGAATCCGGCGGATATCTCCGTACTGCTTGTACATCTGGAACGGGGGCGCCGGCAAAGTGACAAAAAAGCCGGCTGATGTTATAATTATGGCTCAAGTGCCGGCCTGGCCGGCGGGGCTCAATCTCTGTACTGAGGGAATCGGTCATGCCAATATCGCCTGATCTGATGAATACCATTATGGTGGTCCTGGAGGTGATCCTGGCGCTGACGGGTGGGTTCCTGGCCGCGCTCTGGATCAGCCTGGTCATATGGACCTTCCGGGACATCCGCTCGCGCACCCGCGACATCTTCGCCCAACTGCTGGCCACTCTGCTGGTCCTTGTCCTCAACATCCCCGGCCTTCTGCTGTACCTGATCCTTCGCCCGCCGGAGCGCCTGACCGAGGCATATGAGCGCGCGCTGGAGGAAGAGGCACTGCTTCAGGATATCGAGGAGCGGGCCGTGTGCCCCGCTTGCAAGCGGCAGGTGGAGAAAGATTTTATCCTCTGCCCGGCCTGCCATACCCCGTTGAAGAAGCGCTGTCCTGAATGCGGTCGCGTCCTGCAGTTGCGCTGGACGATTTGCCCGTACTGCGGCGCACCGCAGGATGGTGCCGGCACCGGGGCCGAACAGGCGGCGCCGGCGGAGGAATATCTGCATCCGCAGGCTCCCTTCGACGAAGAGGAGATGGAAACGGCCGCCTGGCCGGCGTCCGGCAGTTCCTCCTCGCTCACTTCTTCCGAGGACTGATGGCGGATATCCCTTTCACCGCAGGGGCCGGCGGCCGTGCGGCTTTTTCATATTAATACTCGCCGGCGGCGTTGTGATGGCGGCGCCAGGATGATATAATAGCGGTGAATATCCTGGCGCTATCCCCATGGGCGCAAAGAGAAGCAGGCAGGAGCCATGCCCTCCACAGTACTGGACTGGATGCGCCGGCCAGCACGCCGGCGCGATTTCACACAGGTTCCGGAAGACTGGCTTGCGGTCCTGCGTCGGGCGCAGGAGGGGGACTCATCGCCGGCGCGGCAGATGCTGGCGGAATATCTCAGCCGGCATCCTGACGCAGTGCTGGGCTGGTTCTGGCTGGCATGTGTGAGCGACAATCCCTGGGAGGTGCTCAGCGCTCTGCGCAAGGTGGAGGAGCTGGGCGGTGGCGATGTGCCGGCGGTGCGCCAGGGCATGACCTGGGCGCAGGAACGCATTGCCCGCGGAGAGCGCGCCGTGCCGATGCAAGCTCCTTTTGTGCCGGCGCTTCGTGCTCCGCGCGCCAACGGCCGGCGCTATCGCCCCGTCGTCCCTGTGTCTTCCTCCCCCCTGCGCTGGCCCCTGGTCGTTGGCCTGATAGCCATCGCACTGGTGGTGGCGTTGGGGTTTGGCTGGGTGCTGGCGGGGAACGGCGTGCTCTCGGCGGAGACGCCGGTTTCTCTCCCTGATGCGCCATCCGCCGGGAAAGAGGTTTCGATCCCGCGGTGGCTGTCGGCCGGCGCCGGCGCAAGCAGGCCGGCGGAGAAGGCGCTTTCGCTGGCGGAGGAACACGCGCGTCGCGCGGAGGGGCTGCTTCAGCGCGGGGACTTTCGCCAGGCGCTCTCGGAGCTTGATGCGGCGATCGCCCTGCGCCCGTATGATATGCAGTTCCAGGAGGCCCATGCGCTGGCGGCGCAGTACTGGACCGGCCTGCAGAGGTACCATGCCGGCGACTGGCCGGGGGCGGTGCAGGCCTTGGAGACGCTGTGGCACACTGCCAGCGGCTACCGGGAGGTGGGGCGCTTCCTGGGTCAGGCGTATTTCGAATGGGGCATGGCGGAACAGCATGCCGGCCGGCTGGATGAGGCGGAACGCCTGTACCAGCGCGCCATGCAGTTACTGCCCGAGTCGGTGGATGTCGAGGACAAACTGTTGGAAATCCACCACATTCGGAATCCCATCCCTACCGGCTGGGATAAGAAAATCGTGGTGGATATTGCCAGCCAGCGCTTTTACGCCTATGAGGGCAAGCGTCTCGTGTATGAGTTCGTCTGTTCCACTGGCGGCGCCGGCAGTCCGACCGTGCCGGGCGAGTATCAGGTGTTGGACAAGATTCCGGTGGCCTATTCCTCGGCCTGGCATCTGGAGATGCCGTACTGGTTGGGGATATATTGGTCGGGCACCCTGGAGAACGGGATCCATGCCCTGCCCATCTTGTCCAACGGTCAGGTGCTGTGGGAGGGATACCTGGGCCGTCCCGTTTCGTTCGGGTGCATTATCCTGAGCACGGAAGCGGCCAAGACGATCTATGATTGGGCGGAAATCGGCACGCCGGTGATCATTCGCTGATCAGCGGTCACGGCCGGAAAGGGGATGGGAAATGCCGAGGGAAACCTTTGCCTCCGAACTGCATGATCTGGAGATGCAGTTGGCCGGCATGGCGGGTGCCGTGGACCAGGCCATCGCCAACGCCCTGCGGGCACTGGTGGATCGCGATCGCGCCCTGGCCGAGCAGGTCATCGCCCAGGACCTGGAGATCAACCAGCGCGAGCGCGAGATTATCGAGCGCTGTCTGGTGCTGATCGCCACGCAACAGCCCATGGCCGGCGACCTGCGCGTCATCCTCTCCGTCTACAGCATCGCCTCGGAGCTGGAGCGCATGGGGGACCATGCCGAGGGTGTCGCCAACATCTCCCTGCGCTTGATGGAAGAACCGCTCTTAAAGCCCCTCATTGATATCCCGCGCATGGCGGAAACCGCCCGAGAGATGCTGAAGGAACAGATGCAGGCATTCCTCCAGCGGGATGTGGAACGTGCCCGGCGCGCCTCGAGCCTGGATGACCTGGTGGACAACCTGTACGACCAGGTGTATCGGGAACTGCTCGTGTACATGATGCAGGACCCGGGCACCATCCGCCGCGCCACGCTCCTGCTGTGGGTGGCGCATAATCTGGAACGCATTGCCGACCGCACCACCAACATCGGAGAGCGGGTGCTGTTTCTGGTGACGGGGCGGGTCGAGGAATTGAATCCGACCCCGAAGAAGCATGAGCGGTGAGGACGGATGACGAGGATGGGGAATGATGGATGCGGCACAGTTAGCACAACAGGTTTCATGGCTGGATGAACAGCGCCGGCGCGACCGCACCGAGCTGGTCGCGCTTCAGCAAAGGGTGGAGGCGCAGAACGCCCAGATCATGGAGCTGGGCAAGAAACTGCAGGAAGCAGAGGGCCGGCTGGCCGGCATGGCCGCCCAACTGACGCGCTTCACGCTGGTGGACCAGGCTATGGCCCAGCTCAAAGAAGAAGTGGTGCTGATGCTGAAACGGGAGGAGGAACAGCGTCAGCTCGCTGAGCGCGAGGCCAGCCATGTGCGCCGCACTGAGCGCGAGGCCATCATGAAGGCGCTCAATGACCTCCGCCTGGAGGTCCAGGCGCTGACAAAACTGCGCGACGAGATGGATCTGCGCAAGGCGGAGGACAAGCGCCTGAACGATGTCCTGCTGGAACTGCGCCAGAACCTGATCGACATGGCTCGCCAGGGGGAGGAATGGCCGAAAAAGCTCTCCTACCTGGAGGAACAGCGCCGGCTGGACAGCAAGCGCCTGGCACAGCTAGAGCAGGAATCGGCCGAACTGGTCAAGGCCATGGAACAGTTGCGCGGGCAGATGGAGCTGACCAACGGGGTGCTGAGCCGGCTGGAAAGCCGCGTGAACACATTGTGGACAGCACGTGATGATCTCAAGGCAGAATACGGCCGCCTGCAGGAATCCCTGCTCCTTGGCGAAGAGGAGCGCAAGCGTCAGCTAGCCAAGTATGCCGAGGCGTTCGAGGCCTTCGGCCGGCAGATGGAGGACTTCGCCCGGCAATTCGTCCAATTCCGCGAGGTCTTTGATGAGAGCCGGCGAGTGCTGGCCCAGTTCCAGCAGTTGGAGGAGCGCCTGAAGCGCGATCAGGCGCAGGTGGCGGAGCTTCAGCGCCTGGCCGAGGAGCGCATGCAGAAAGCCTACGAGGAATTCGTGGCCGAGGATGAGCGGCGCTGGCGCAAGCACGAGATGGCCTGGGACCAGCGCTGGAACGAACAGGAGCGCACCAACGCCCAGCTCAAGGAGCGCTTTGCCCCGCTGGAAGAGCAGGTGAAAAAGCTGATAGCCCAGGTCGTCGAGTTGTGGGATGTCCAGCAGGCGTTCGTCCGGCATCAGAGCGCGGAGGTGGAGCGCTGGATCGCCGAGTTCACCAAACGCTGGGATGAGCGCACGCGCTAGCGGGACCGCTTTGCGGAGGGGACAGCGGTGGGCGTTTTGGGTACAGCCGGCCATGTGGATCACGGGAAATCGAGCCTGGTCCTCGCGCTGACGGGGATTGACCCGGACCGCCTGCGCGAGGAAAAAGAGCGCGAGATGACCATTGACCTGGGGTTCGCCTGGCTCGACCTGCCGGATGGCCAGCGGGTGGGCATCGTGGATGTGCCCGGCCATAAGGACTTCATCAAGAACATGCTGGCCGGCGTCGGCGGCATTGACGCCGCCCTGCTGGTCATCGCCGCCGACGAGGGCCCCATGCCGCAGACGCGCGAGCACCTGGATATATTGGACCTGCTTCAGGTGAAGGCCGGCATCGTCGCCCTGACGAAAATTGACCTGGTGGATGATCCGGAGTGGCTGGAGCTGGTGGAAGCGGAGATCACCGAACTGCTTGAGGGCACCAGCCTGGAAGGGGCCCCTATCATCCGGGTTTCCAGCCGCACGGGCGAGGGCCTGGACAGGCTCAAGGAAGAGATCGGCCGGCTGATGAAGAGCGTCGGGGCGCGGGAGGGCAAGGGCCGCGGCCGCCTGCCGGTGGACCGCGCTTTCACCATCGCCGGCTTCGGCACGGTGGTTACCGGCACGCTCCTCGACGGCCCCTTCCGCATCGGGGACGAGGTGGAGATCCAGCCCCGGGGCCTGCGGGCGCGCATCCGCGGCCTGCAGAGCCATAAGCAGAAGCTGGAGGTCGCACAGCCAGGGAGCCGCGTGGCGGTGAACCTCAGCGGCGTGGACCTGGAAGCGGTGACGCGCGGCGACGTGGTGGCCATCCCGGGCACCCTTCGCCCGACGACGATGATAGACGCCTCCCTGCGCTATCTGGCGGACGCGCCGGTCCCCCTGCGGCATAATACGCTGGTGGACTTCTTCTCCGGCGCGGCAGAGGTGCAGGCGGTCGTGCGACTGCTGGACAAGGAGCAGGTTAATCCCGGTGAAGCCTGCTGGGTGCAGTTGCGCCTCATGGAGCCGGTGGCCGTGCTGAAGGGTGATCGCTTCATCATTCGCCTGCCGTCCCCCAGCGTGACCATCGGCGGGGGTGTGATCGTGGATCCGCATCCGCGCCGCCGGCACCGCCGCTTCCGCCCCGAAGTGATCCGCCATCTCGAGACGCTGGCCTTCGGCACGCCGGCGGAACTGCTCCTCCAGTCCCTGCGCACTCTCGAACCCTGCACGGTGGCGGAGCTGAAAGCGAAAAGCCAGATAGCGGATGATGTGTTCGCCCAGGCCCTGCAGGAGTGCCTGGAACAGAGGGATGTCGTCCTGCTGGCCGCTGGAGGGGAGAGCGCCGGCACGCCGCGTGCGGAGCCATCCGCGGTGATCATGTCCTTCGCCGGCTGGCAGAACCTGCGCGACCAAATCGCCCAGCTCCTGAGCGATTACCACCGCTCTTTCCCGCTCCGCCGGGGTATCCCCAAAGAGGAGCTGAAGAGCCGCCTGCGCCTGAACAGCAAGACCTTCAATGCCGTCCTGCAGTACGCCGGCGCCCAGGGGGTGATCGCTGAGTCGGATGGCATGGTCTCTCTGCCGGCGCACCGCGTGCAGTTTTCTCCGGAACAGCAGGCCAAGGTTGATGAAGTGCTGGCCGCCTTCCGCGCCCAGCCTTATACGCCGCCTTCTATCCCTGAGCTGGAGCGCCAGCTTGGAACCGAACTGCTCAATGCCTGCTTCGAGCAGAACATCCTGGTCAAACTGAATGAGGAAGTGGCGTTCCTGCCCGAGACCTTCGAGCATATGCGGCAGGCGGTGGTGGAATTTATCCAGCGCAATGGGTCCATCACGGTGGCACAGGCGCGGGATCTGTTCAATACTTCGCGCCGCTATGCCCTGGCGCTGATGGGCTACCTGGACATGATAGGGCTGACGCGGCGTGTGGGGGATGAGCGGGTCCTGCGTTGAACCGGCGGGAGTGGGGGAGGTGCGCTCGCTGGTCATCGGCGTGAACGGCTGGTTCTGGGGCCAGGAAACGGTCGGAAGCGGCCAGTATCTGCATCAACTGCTCGTTCATCTCGCATCGCTGTATCCCAGGGACCGCTACATCCTTTTCGTCCCCGCCGGCGCGCCGGCCGTATCCCGGCCACTGCCGGCGGCCAATGTGGAATACGCCGAACTGCGCACACCCTTTGGCGCGCGGGGAGACCTGGCCAAGCTCTGGTTCGAGCAGGTGAGCGTGCCGGCGGCATGCCGCACGTGGAAGGTCGACCTCCTACATGTGCCGTACTGGGCGACGCCGGCGTGGACGCCGGCGCCGGTGGTTACCACCATTCACGACGTCATCCCACTAATACTGCCGGAGTATGCCGCTTCGCCGGCGGCGCGCGCCTACACCCGCCTGGTCAGCCTCACGGCACGCCGCTCCCGGCTGGTGCTGGCCGATTCCCAGGCTACCGCCCGAGACGTGTGCCAGTACCTCCGGCTCCCCGCGGGGCGCGTGCGCACGGTCTACCTGGGGGTGGCCCCTGGCCTCGTCCCGATCGAGGACGAACGGGTGCTGGAAGGGGTGCGGGAACGCTATCGCCTGCCCGAACGTTATATATTGTACCTGGGTGGGTTCGACCGGCGCAAGAACGTGCCCATGCTGATGCAGGCCTATGCCAGGGCGGTGCGCCGGCGTCCGGAACTGCCGGCGTTGGTGGTGGGCGGCCGCCCGCCGGAGAAAGGGACGCCCCTGTTCCCCGACCCACGCCAGGCGGCCGCCGAGGCCGGCGTGCAAGAGCGCGTGCACTTCATCGGTTGGGTGCGGGAAGAGGACAAGCCGGCGCTGTACTCTATGGCTTGCTGTTCCCTCTTCCCCTCGCTGTATGAGGGATTCGGCTTGCCGGTGCTGGAAGCCATGGCCTGTGGCACACCGGTGATTGCCGCACGGGGGTCCTCGCTGGAGGAGGTTGTGGGGCCGGCCGGCATCCTGCTGGACCCGGCGGAGCCGGACGCATGGGCGGAAGCGATGTGCCGGCTGTGTATGGAGCCGGCGCTGGCCCAGGAGTTGGGCGCGCGGGCGCGGGAGCGGGCCGGCGAGCTTTCCTGGGAGCGCACCGCGCAGGAAACCCGGCGAGCCTTTGCGGATGCGGATCGGGAATGGACGTCCGGTTGAGAGGAGATGGGAGTATGACAGAGCGGAGCGGCGTGCTGGTGATTGGGGCGTCGGCGATTGATACCAAGGGTACGGCGGAACAGCGCGTGACCCTGGGCATGATGAACGCCGGCCGCATCCGGGTGCATGTGGGGGGCGTGGCGCGCAACATCGCCGAGAACCTGGCGCGGCTGGGCGTTCCCACCACCTTGCTCTCGGTGGTCGGCGAGGACGAGGCCGGCGCGGAAATCCTGGCCTATACCGCTGACAGCGGGGTGGATGTGCGCCATGTCCTGCGCGTGCCCGGCGCGGACACCGCCACCTTCGTCTCCCTGCACGATGCCGACGGCACGCGCATCCTGGCCATGTATGACATGAACATCATGACGCACTTGACCGCACGTTATGTGTATGAGCGCCGGCGTCTGTTCCAGCAGGCCGCGATGGTGGTCATTGACGCCAACCTCCCCGAGCGCACCCTGCAGACCGTCTTCTCGCTGGCCAAACGCTTTGACGTGCCCGTATGCGCGGATCCGACCTCCACCTTTCTGGCCGGCAAACTACATCCCTACCTGCCGTCCCTGTACATGATCACGCCCGACGTGGACGAAGCGCGCGTCCTGACGCGCTCCGATATCACCCTGGGGCTGGGGCCGATTGAGCTGGCCAAGCGGCTGGTGGCCGCCGGCGTGGAGATCGCCATCGTCACCATGGGGGAAAAGGGCGTCTGCTACGCCACCCAGCAGGTGAGCGGACATATCCCCGCCATCGCCACCGAGGTTAAGGATTTGACAGGGGCCGGCGATGCCATGACCGCGGCGGTGGTCTTCGGACTGCTGGAAGGCATGGACATTGACGAGGCGGTGCGGCTGGGGGTGTCCGCCAGCTCCCTCACCATCCGCTGTCGCGAGACCGTCTGCCCTGACCTCAGCCTCCAGCAGTTGTACGACAATCTTGTGATATGAGGCCTCCTATGAACGTTCCCCCCTGGATGGAGATTCGCGGCCCCGTGCGTGAGGCGCTGGCCGCCGGCTCTCCCGTCGTGGCGCTGGAGTCCACGGTCATTGCCCACGGCCTTCCGCATCCCCATAACATCGAGCTGGCACTGGATATGGAGCGCATTCTCACGAGTTACGGCGTGACGCCGGCCACGATAGGGGTGCTGGGTGGGCGTGCCTGTATCGGGCTGACGCCGGCGGAGATCGAGTATCTCGCCACGGCATCAGGTATCCGCAAGCTCAGCCGGCGCGATATGGCCATTGCCATCGCCCAGGGGCTGGACGGCGCGACAACAGTCGCCGGCACACTGCTGTTAGCCCATCTGGCCGGCATGCGCGTGTTCTGCACGGGCGGCATTGGCGGGGTGCACCGCTCTCCCGCGTTCGATGTGTCGGGGGACCTGCCGGCGCTGGCGGAAACGCCCATGATCGCGGTGTGCGCCGGCGCCAAAGCCATCCTGGATCTGCCGGCGACCCGCGAATGGCTGGAGACGCACGCTGTGCCGGTGCTGGGGTACAACACAGATGAGTTTCCAGCCTTCTTCACCCCGCGCAGTGGGCTGATGGTGGATGCGGCGGTGCGCTCGCCGGCAGAGGTGGCGCGCATCGCTCTGCGGCATTGGGAGACGGGCATGCGAAGCGCCGTGCTGGTGGCCGTGCCGCCGCCGGCGGAGGAGGCGCTGGCGCCGGAGGTCGCCGAAGCGGCTATCTCCCAGGCCCTTACGGAAGCGGAGGAGCGGGGGGTACGCGGCTGGGAGCTGACACCGTTCGTGCTGGATCGGCTGGTGGAGATCACTGCCGGCGCCAGCCTGCGCGCCAACCTGGCCCTGCTCCGCAACAACGCGCATGTCGCGGCGCAGATCGCAAAACAAATCAGCAGGGGCGGGATATAATCCAGCCCCTGCCGTGAGCGGGTTCGGAATTATCGGCCGGACGGATGGTCCAGCGTGATGGGATGCTCCAGCCGCACGCAGTTCGGCTCCGCC
The nucleotide sequence above comes from Anaerolineae bacterium. Encoded proteins:
- a CDS encoding pseudouridine-5'-phosphate glycosidase — translated: MNVPPWMEIRGPVREALAAGSPVVALESTVIAHGLPHPHNIELALDMERILTSYGVTPATIGVLGGRACIGLTPAEIEYLATASGIRKLSRRDMAIAIAQGLDGATTVAGTLLLAHLAGMRVFCTGGIGGVHRSPAFDVSGDLPALAETPMIAVCAGAKAILDLPATREWLETHAVPVLGYNTDEFPAFFTPRSGLMVDAAVRSPAEVARIALRHWETGMRSAVLVAVPPPAEEALAPEVAEAAISQALTEAEERGVRGWELTPFVLDRLVEITAGASLRANLALLRNNAHVAAQIAKQISRGGI